The following are from one region of the Myotis daubentonii chromosome 2, mMyoDau2.1, whole genome shotgun sequence genome:
- the TPI1 gene encoding triosephosphate isomerase, with protein MAEEAEFCFSALYISGQWPRLRREADLQCVGFSDDMAPSRKFFVGGNWKMNGRKANLGELITCLNSAKVPADTEVVCAPPTAYIDFARQKLDPKIAVAAQNCYKVMNGAFTGEISPGMIKDCGATWVVLGHSERRHVFGESDELIGQKVAHALAEGLGVIACIGEKLDEREAGITEKVVFEQTKVIADNVKDWSKVVLAYEPVWAIGTGKTATPQQAQEVHEKLRGWLKSNVSDAVAQCTRIIYGGSVTGANCKELACQPDVDGFLVGGASLKPEFVDIINAKQ; from the exons ATGGCCGAGGAGGCGGAGTTCTGCTTCTCCGCGCTCTATATAAGCGGGCAGTGGCCGCGGCTGCGCCGTGAGGCTGACCTTCAGTGTGTCGGCTTCAGCGACGACATGGCGCCCTCCAGGAAGTTCTTCGTCGGGGGAAACTGGAAGATGAATGGGCGGAAGGCGAACCTGGGGGAGCTCATCACCTGCCTGAACTCCGCCAAGGTGCCGGCCGACACGG AGGTGGTCTGTGCACCCCCCACCGCCTACATTGACTTCGCCAGGCAGAAGCTAGATCCCAAGATTGCCGTGGCTGCCCAGAACTGCTACAAAGTGATGAATGGGGCTTTCACTGGGGAGATCAG CCCCGGCATGATCAAAGACTGTGGAGCCACATGGGTAGTCCTGGGGCACTCGGAGAGAAGACACGTCTTTGGGGAGTCAGATGAG CTGATTGGGCAGAAAGTGGCCCATGCCCTGGCCGAGGGACTTGGAGTCATCGCCTGCATTGGGGAGAAGCTAGATGAGAGGGAAGCTGGCATCACTGAGAAGGTCGTTTTTGAACAAACCAAGGTCATCGCAG ATAACGTGAAGGACTGGAGCAAGGTTGTTCTGGCCTATGAGCCTGTGTGGGCCATTGGTACAGGCAAGACTGCAACACCCCAGCAG GCCCAGGAAGTACACGAAAAGCTCCGGGGATGGCTTAAGTCCAATGTCTCTGATGCAGTGGCTCAGTGCACCCGCATCATTTATGGAG GGTCTGTGACTGGGGCAAACTGCAAGGAGCTGGCATGCCAGCCTGACGTGGATGGCTTCCTCGTGGGTGGTGCATCCCTCAAGCCTGAATTCGTGGACATCATCAACGCCAAACAATAA
- the SPSB2 gene encoding SPRY domain-containing SOCS box protein 2, which produces MGEGQPRAGAQLAEERRPSKTLPGNPPAPHPMGQTALAGGSRSPPTPQALYPDLSCPKGLEELLSAPPPDLGTQRRHGWNPKDCSENIEVREGGLCFERRPVAQSTDGARGKRGYSSGLHAWEISWPRAQRGTHAVVGVATALAPLQADHYAALLGSNSESWGWDLGRGKLYHQNKGPGAPQYPPGPQGEPLEVPERLLVVLDMEEGTLGYAIGGTYLGPAFHGLKGRTLYPAVSAVWGQCQVRISYLGKRRAEPHSLLHLSRLCVRQALGASRLGQVSALPLPPAMKHYLLYQ; this is translated from the exons ATGGGTGAGG GGCAACCCCGAGCCGGAGCGCAACTTGCAGAAGAGAGACGCCCCAGCAAGACTCTACCGGGGAACCCGCCAGCGCCTCACCCCATGGGCCAGACGGCCCTGGCAGGGGGCAGccgcagcccccccaccccgcaggccCTGTACCCCGACCTCTCTTGTCCCAAAGGCTTGGAGGAGCTGCTGTCTGCTCCCCCTCCTGACCTGGGAACGCAGCGGCGCCACGGCTGGAACCCCAAGGACTGCTCGGAGAACATCGAGGTCCGGGAGGGGGGCCTGTGCTTTGAGCGGCGGCCCGTCGCCCAGAGCACGGACGGGGCCCGGGGTAAGAGGGGCTACTCGAGCGGCCTGCACGCCTGGGAAATCAGCTGGCCCCGCGCGCAGAGGGGCACCCACGCCGTGGTGGGTGTGGCCACGGCCCTCGCCCCGCTGCAGGCTGACCACTACGCGGCGCTGCTGGGCAGCAACAGCGAGTCGTGGGGCTGGGACCTTGGGCGGGGGAAGCTGTACCATCAGAACAAGGGGCCCGGGGCCCCCCAATATCCACCCGGACCTCAGGGTGAGCCGCTGGAGGTGCCGGAGAGGCTGCTGGTGGTTCTGGACATGGAAGAGGGAACTCTGGGCTACGCGATTGGGGGTACCTACCTGGGGCCAGCCTTCCACGGACTGAAGGGCAGGACCCTCTACCCAGCAGTAAGCGCTGTCTGGGGCCAGTGCCAGGTCCGCATCAGCTACCTGGGCAAAAGGAGAG cGGAGCCACACTCCCTTCTGCACCTGAGCCGCCTGTGTGTGCGCCAAGCTCTGGGGGCTAGCCGGCTGGGCCAGGTATCTGCTCTGCCCTTGCCCCCTGCCATGAAGCACTACCTGCTCTACCAGTGA
- the LRRC23 gene encoding leucine-rich repeat-containing protein 23 — MSDEDDLEDFEPDQDDLEREEDEKDAEDWEDDRKEEEDVSEEWMPTPLTEDMMKEGLSLLCKTGNGLAHAYVKLEVKERELTDIQLLRSYIHLRYVDISENHLTDVSALNHLTHLLWLKADGNRLRSAQLNELPYLQIASFAYNQIMDTEGICHPRLGILNLKGNHIRSVTGMDPERLISLHTLELRGNQLESTVGINLPTLKNLFLAQNMLKKVEGLEHLKNLTTLHLRDNQIDTLSGFSEGMKSLQYLNLRANMVSNLQELAKLQNLPKLRALVLLDNPCTDESDYRQEALVHIPQLERLDKEFFEEEDRAEANEIRQRMKEEQEQDAETEQDTGPDQP; from the exons ATGTCAGATGAAGACGATCTGGAAGATTTTGAGCCAGACCAGGATGATCTGGAAAGGGAGGAAGATGAGAAGGATGCAGAAGATTGGGAAGATGacaggaaagaggaggaagacgTATCAGAGGAA TGGATGCCGACCCCCCTCACCGAGGACATGATGAAGGAAGGGCTTTCTTTGCTCTGTAAGACCGGCAATGGATTGGCCCATGCTTATGTCAAGCTGGAGGTTAAAGAGAG AGAACTGACGGACATCCAGTTGCTGCGCTCCTACATCCACCTGCGTTACGTGGATATTTCTGAGAACCATCTGACGGACGTGTCCGCACTCAATCACCTCACCCACCTGCTCTGGCTCAAGGCTGACGGCAACCGGCTGCGGAGTGCCCAGCTGAACGAACTGCCTTACCTGCAGATCGCCAGTTTTGCCTACAACCAGATCATGGACACGGAGGGCATCTGTCATCCTCGTCTGGGCATCCTGAATCTCAAAG GGAACCACATCCGCTCGGTGACAGGTATGGACCCCGAAAGGCTGATCAGCCTGCACACACTGGAGCTTCGAGGGAACCAACTGGAAAGCACAGTGGGGATCAACCTTCCTACGCTGAAGAACCTCTTCCTG GCCCAGAATATGTTGAAGAAGGTGGAAGGCTTGGAGCACCTAAAGAATCTCACTACCTTGCATCTTAGAGACAACCAGATTGACACTCTGAGTGGCTTCTCCGAGGGAATGAAATCACTGCAGTACCTCAACCTGAG GGCCAACATGGTATCCAACCTGCAGGAGCTCGCCAAGCTTCAGAACCTGCCCAAGCTCCGAGCCTTGGTGCTGCTGGACAACCCGTGTACAGATGAGAGTGACTACCGCCAGGAGGCCCTGGTGCATATACCACAACTGGAACGCCTGGACAAGGAATTCTTTGAGGAGGAGGACCGAGCCGAGGCCAATGAGATTCGTCAGAGGAtgaaggaggagcaggagcaggatgCTGAGACTGAGCAAGACACAGGGCCGGACCAGCCATAG
- the ENO2 gene encoding gamma-enolase, with product MLELDGTENKSKFGANAILGVSLAVCKAGAAERELPLYRHIAQLAGNSDLILPVPAFNVINGGSHAGNKLAMQEFMILPVGAESFRDAMQLGAEVYHTLKGVIKDKYGKDATNVGDEGGFAPNILENSEALELVKEAIDKAGYTEKIVIGMDVAASEFYRDGKYDLDFKSPADPSRYITGDQLGSLYQDFVRDYPVVSIEDPFDQDDWAAWSKFTANVGIQIVGDDLTVTNPKRIERALEEKACNCLLLKVNQIGSVTEAIQACKLAQENGWGVMVSHRSGETEDTFIADLVVGLCTGQIKTGAPCRSERLAKYNQLMRIEEELGDEARFAGHNFRNPSVL from the exons ATGCTGGAGTTGGACGGGACAGAGAACAAAT CCAAGTTTGGGGCGAATGCCATCCTGGGTGTGTCCTTGGCCGTGTGTAAGGCAGGGGCAGCCGAGCGGGAATTGCCACTATATCGCCACATTGCTCAGCTGGCTGGGAACTCAGACCTCATCCTGCCTGTGCCG GCCTTCAACGTGATCAATGGTGGCTCCCATGCTGGGAACAAGCTGGCCATGCAGGAGTTTATGATCCTTCCCGTGGGTGCCGAGAGCTTTCGTGATGCCATGCAACTTGGGGCGGAGGTCTACCACACGCTCAAGGGGGTCATCAAGGACAAGTATGGCAAGGATGCCACCAATGTGGGAGATGAAGGCGGCTTTGCCCCCAACATCCTGGAGAACAGTGAGG CCTTGGAGCTGGTGAAAGAAGCCATTGACAAGGCTGGCTACACGGAAAAAATTGTCATTGGCATGGATGTCGCTGCCTCAGAGTTTTATCGTGATGGCAAATATGACTTGGATTTCAAGTCTCCTGCTGACCCTTCCCGATACATCACTGGGGACCAGCTGGGGTCCCTCTACCAGGACTTTGTCAGGGACTATCCTG TGGTCTCCATTGAGGACCCCTTTGACCAGGATGACTGGGCTGCCTGGTCGAAGTTCACGGCCAATGTAGGGATACAGATTGTGGGTGATGACCTGACAGTGACCAACCCAAAGCGTATCGAGCGGGCACTGGAAGAAAAGGCCTGCAACTGCCTGCTGCTCAAGGTCAACCAGATCGGTTCAGTCACTGAAGCGATCCAAGC GTGCAAGCTGGCCCAGGAGAACGGCTGGGGGGTCATGGTGAGTCATCGCTCAGGGGAGACTGAGGACACCTTCATCGCAGACCTGGTGGTGGGGCTGTGCACAGGCCAG ATCAAGACTGGGGCCCCATGCCGTTCTGAGCGTCTGGCTAAGTACAACCAGCTCATGAG AATTGAGGAAGAGCTGGGAGACGAAGCTCGCTTTGCCGGACACAATTTCCGCAATCCCAGCGTGCTGTGA